The following coding sequences are from one Verrucosispora sp. WMMD573 window:
- a CDS encoding DoxX family protein — protein MRTDRFGGPALSLFRIVIGLLFLIHGMSSVFGVFGGNRGTGEAVPLGQWPGWYAAMIQLVCGALVLLGLFTRPAALLASGSMAYAYFVVHQPEALLPLRNNGELSVLFCWAFFLVAVLGPGTWAVDTLWRRGAATVALAEGERRSVPA, from the coding sequence ATGCGCACTGACCGGTTCGGCGGGCCGGCTCTGTCCCTGTTCCGCATTGTCATCGGTTTGTTGTTTCTCATTCACGGCATGTCGTCCGTCTTCGGCGTCTTCGGCGGCAACCGTGGCACCGGCGAGGCGGTGCCGCTCGGCCAGTGGCCGGGCTGGTACGCCGCAATGATCCAGTTGGTCTGCGGCGCCCTTGTGCTCCTCGGCCTGTTCACCCGGCCCGCGGCCCTGCTGGCGTCGGGCTCCATGGCCTACGCGTACTTCGTGGTCCATCAGCCCGAGGCGCTGCTGCCGCTGCGGAACAACGGCGAACTGTCCGTCCTGTTCTGCTGGGCATTCTTCCTGGTGGCGGTGCTCGGACCGGGCACCTGGGCGGTGGACACGCTCTGGCGGCGCGGGGCTGCGACGGTCGCCCTGGCCGAGGGCGAGCGGCGGTCCGTGCCGGCCTGA
- a CDS encoding DUF4232 domain-containing protein, with protein MPRTTVRTPASGGRRLVAVPVSIAAAFGLLAGCAPAGEAPGAPPRPLPASHGPGSAPSDGADLGGTPSRDGDLAGGDSPTSGCPVSGVRITYRGVSAAMGLRAMGLELVNCGDRPYRLHGYPAPQLRDADGTLIPVRVIQGAEGITSGFDDPPRPLVLAPGEAAGTALLWRNLVDNPTVVATNAEHLDVAPLRGRPAQRVVMQGRIDLGNTDRLGVSAWQKQEPRTPEPTPSTPNPPPTTPVPLL; from the coding sequence ATGCCACGCACCACGGTCCGCACTCCGGCTTCCGGTGGCCGTCGGCTCGTCGCCGTGCCGGTCTCGATCGCCGCAGCGTTCGGCCTGCTCGCCGGCTGCGCCCCGGCCGGCGAGGCCCCGGGGGCGCCGCCCCGCCCGCTCCCGGCTTCCCATGGACCCGGCAGCGCACCGTCCGACGGAGCCGATCTCGGCGGCACGCCGTCCCGGGACGGCGATCTCGCCGGAGGCGACAGCCCGACGTCCGGCTGCCCCGTGTCCGGCGTCCGGATCACCTACCGCGGCGTCAGCGCCGCCATGGGGCTGCGGGCGATGGGCCTGGAACTGGTCAACTGCGGCGACCGCCCCTACCGGCTGCACGGGTATCCGGCGCCGCAACTGCGGGACGCGGACGGCACCCTCATCCCGGTCCGGGTGATCCAAGGCGCGGAGGGAATCACGTCCGGCTTCGACGATCCACCCCGGCCGCTGGTGCTGGCCCCCGGTGAGGCGGCCGGCACCGCCCTGCTCTGGCGCAACCTGGTCGACAACCCAACGGTCGTGGCGACCAACGCCGAGCACCTCGACGTCGCCCCGCTGCGCGGCCGGCCCGCGCAACGGGTCGTCATGCAGGGGCGGATCGACCTGGGCAACACCGACCGGCTTGGGGTCAGCGCCTGGCAGAAGCAGGAGCCGCGCACGCCGGAGCCGACGCCCTCGACGCCGAACCCACCGCCCACCACCCCGGTCCCGCTGCTCTGA